A part of Deltaproteobacteria bacterium HGW-Deltaproteobacteria-4 genomic DNA contains:
- a CDS encoding RNA helicase — translation MKFTELNLPPEVLIGVEAAGFTELTPVQEESIPFALDGKDVAAQAQTGTGKTAAFLIALFTRFLRHPKKTGCNPRALILAPTRELVVQIVADAKTLGSGCPFKVQAIYGGMDYDKQRQALKDGVDVIVATPGRLIDYAKQKVFSFDSVEMVVIDEADRMFDLGFIKDLRYLLRKLPTLENRQTMLFSATLSPRVMELAWEFMDLPEKIRIEPEQVTAERVEQVLYHVSRREKFPLLLGLISKDPTITRAMVFVNTKREAEYLTDCFCANSYNAAVISGDIPQNKRMRILSEFKDGKLTFLVATDVASRGLHIDAVTHVFNYDLPQDAEDYVHRIGRTARAGAAGIAISFADEDLVFHLPEIEEYIGQKIPSSIPEESDFRWDYHKPKVQRRSPLRPGVGAGAGRDKGRPPRPGNNSSAPGRNRPRGKKP, via the coding sequence ATGAAATTCACCGAACTGAACCTGCCGCCCGAAGTCCTGATCGGAGTCGAAGCTGCCGGGTTTACCGAGCTCACCCCTGTCCAGGAAGAATCTATCCCCTTTGCCCTTGATGGAAAGGACGTCGCGGCCCAGGCGCAGACCGGCACCGGCAAGACTGCGGCTTTTTTAATCGCCCTCTTTACCCGTTTCCTCCGTCACCCCAAAAAGACCGGCTGCAACCCGCGCGCCCTGATCCTCGCCCCGACCCGCGAACTCGTGGTTCAAATCGTTGCTGACGCTAAAACTCTCGGTAGCGGCTGCCCATTCAAAGTGCAGGCAATCTATGGCGGCATGGATTACGATAAACAGCGCCAGGCGCTAAAGGATGGGGTTGACGTTATTGTTGCCACCCCCGGTCGTCTGATCGATTATGCCAAGCAGAAGGTCTTTTCCTTTGACAGTGTCGAGATGGTCGTCATCGATGAAGCTGACCGCATGTTCGATCTCGGGTTCATCAAGGATCTGCGTTATCTTCTCCGCAAACTTCCGACCTTGGAAAATCGCCAGACCATGCTCTTCTCCGCCACCCTCTCGCCGCGGGTTATGGAACTTGCCTGGGAATTCATGGATCTGCCGGAAAAGATCCGCATCGAGCCGGAACAGGTCACCGCCGAACGAGTCGAGCAGGTCCTGTACCACGTCAGTCGCCGCGAAAAGTTCCCCCTCCTCCTCGGCCTGATCAGCAAGGATCCGACGATCACCCGCGCCATGGTCTTCGTCAACACCAAACGGGAAGCGGAATACCTCACCGACTGTTTTTGTGCCAACAGCTACAATGCCGCCGTCATCTCCGGCGATATTCCGCAGAACAAAAGGATGCGCATCCTCAGTGAATTTAAGGACGGTAAACTCACCTTCCTGGTCGCCACCGATGTTGCTTCGCGCGGACTGCATATCGACGCCGTCACCCACGTCTTTAATTATGACCTGCCCCAGGATGCCGAGGATTACGTCCACCGCATCGGCCGTACCGCTCGTGCCGGCGCCGCCGGCATAGCGATCAGCTTTGCCGACGAAGATCTGGTCTTTCATCTCCCGGAAATTGAAGAGTATATCGGCCAGAAGATCCCCAGCTCCATACCGGAAGAGAGCGATTTCCGCTGGGATTATCACAAACCTAAGGTGCAGCGACGCAGCCCGTTGCGTCCCGGCGTTGGCGCCGGAGCCGGCAGAGACAAGGGGCGCCCGCCCCGTCCCGGCAATAACAGCAGCGCCCCGGGACGGAACCGGCCGCGGGGAAAAAAACCTTGA
- a CDS encoding DUF2867 domain-containing protein translates to MTDDQHRPILIAGASGYVGARLVPRLLDAGFRVRTLARTPAKIASQSWGQHPRLQIVQGDVLAPESLQTALSGCQCAFYLVHSMNAAVKDFAAVDRKAAENFIAAAAQSKVERIIYLTGLGEDTDQLSEHLRSRAEVARIFQQGKVPATILRAGVILGSGSASFEILRYLVDRLPVMVTPRWIDTPCQPISIINVLHYLVGVLSEKRTTGEVYDIGQEEVISYRKLMEVYAEEAQLPRRIVIPVPVLTPRLSSYWINLVTPLPAALARPLVEGLRNPVICHDTRIRSIIPQHLLDCREAIHQALEEIRMGQVLSSWRESGAMPPAEWRDGSDPQWAGGTCYVDARTIEVEAQSLQLWRAITSLGGSQGWYFANFLWQIRGLADRIVGGVGLQRGRRCPLDLRLGDTIDFWRVTQLEKESRLLLIAEMKVPGVATLEFTITKVSDGIFRLQQTARFRPRGLAGILYWYSVLPAHHIVFNGMLKGIAAASGGRIRQEPQRVSQEN, encoded by the coding sequence ATGACCGATGATCAGCACCGCCCCATCCTGATTGCCGGTGCCAGCGGCTACGTCGGAGCCCGCCTTGTCCCCCGGCTCCTTGACGCCGGCTTTCGCGTCCGCACTTTGGCGCGAACACCTGCCAAAATTGCCAGTCAATCCTGGGGGCAACATCCCCGCCTGCAAATCGTACAAGGCGACGTCCTTGCACCGGAGTCCTTGCAGACAGCGCTGAGTGGCTGCCAGTGTGCTTTCTATCTTGTTCACTCGATGAATGCGGCGGTCAAGGATTTTGCTGCCGTGGACCGCAAAGCTGCAGAAAACTTCATAGCCGCGGCAGCGCAGAGCAAAGTTGAGAGGATCATCTATCTCACCGGTCTCGGTGAGGACACGGACCAACTCAGTGAACATCTCCGTTCCCGTGCCGAAGTTGCCCGGATCTTTCAGCAGGGCAAGGTTCCCGCCACGATCCTGCGTGCCGGCGTCATCCTTGGTTCGGGGAGTGCCTCCTTCGAAATTCTCCGCTACCTTGTCGACCGCTTGCCGGTCATGGTCACCCCTCGCTGGATCGATACACCCTGTCAACCGATCAGCATCATTAATGTCCTTCACTATCTTGTTGGCGTCTTGTCAGAAAAACGGACCACCGGTGAGGTCTACGATATCGGTCAGGAGGAGGTCATCTCCTACCGTAAACTCATGGAAGTCTACGCCGAAGAAGCACAGCTGCCGCGACGCATTGTCATCCCCGTTCCGGTCTTGACCCCACGCCTCAGTTCCTACTGGATCAATCTGGTCACGCCCCTCCCTGCCGCCCTCGCCCGCCCTCTGGTTGAAGGCCTGCGTAATCCGGTGATCTGTCACGACACCCGGATCCGGTCGATCATTCCCCAGCATCTTCTCGACTGCCGGGAAGCGATCCATCAAGCTCTCGAAGAGATTCGTATGGGACAAGTCCTCAGCTCGTGGAGAGAAAGCGGCGCCATGCCGCCGGCGGAATGGCGGGATGGGAGTGATCCGCAGTGGGCAGGGGGGACGTGCTATGTCGATGCACGCACAATTGAAGTCGAAGCCCAAAGCCTGCAACTCTGGCGGGCCATCACCTCCCTCGGCGGCAGCCAGGGTTGGTATTTTGCTAATTTTTTATGGCAGATCAGAGGATTAGCCGACCGGATTGTCGGTGGTGTCGGTCTCCAGCGCGGCCGGCGCTGCCCTCTCGACTTGCGCCTTGGTGATACCATCGACTTCTGGCGGGTCACACAACTAGAGAAAGAAAGTCGCCTTCTCCTTATCGCGGAGATGAAGGTCCCCGGCGTTGCGACCCTGGAATTCACCATTACCAAGGTCAGTGACGGCATTTTCCGGTTACAGCAGACCGCCCGTTTTCGTCCTCGGGGCTTAGCCGGCATTCTTTACTGGTACTCTGTCCTCCCTGCGCATCATATTGTCTTTAACGGCATGCTGAAAGGTATTGCCGCGGCCAGTGGCGGTCGGATTCGACAAGAACCGCAAAGAGTGTCACAAGAAAATTAA
- a CDS encoding tryptophan synthase subunit alpha encodes MNRLNRAFQGAKERGTPALVPFITAGDPDLDRTEAIIHTLTAAGADVIELGIPFSDPMADGPVIQAASERALLAGVTLSRVLDLVRKVRASNATPIILMGYYNPLLAYGTKRFAADAVAAGVDGLLLVDLPPEEAQELRCCTDPLNLPLITLIAPTTPQERRDQLAAAAQGYLYYVSMTGVTGTARIDTSAIRGEVENLQAVSPVPVAVGFGISTAEDAAAVGAFADGVVIGSALVKIIHQHRQSPALLDEVKNFITAIRAGLDNSRKTR; translated from the coding sequence ATGAATCGTCTTAACCGTGCCTTTCAAGGCGCCAAAGAGCGCGGCACTCCAGCCCTTGTCCCTTTCATCACCGCTGGTGATCCTGATCTGGACAGGACGGAAGCCATCATTCACACCTTGACTGCCGCCGGTGCCGATGTCATCGAACTCGGGATCCCCTTTTCCGATCCGATGGCGGACGGACCGGTCATCCAAGCGGCTTCCGAACGGGCACTGCTGGCAGGAGTGACCTTGAGCCGGGTTCTGGACCTCGTGCGCAAAGTACGCGCAAGCAATGCGACCCCGATCATTCTCATGGGCTACTACAATCCGCTACTTGCCTATGGCACAAAGCGTTTTGCCGCCGATGCCGTAGCCGCCGGCGTCGATGGGCTTCTGCTTGTCGACCTCCCTCCCGAGGAAGCTCAGGAACTGCGTTGTTGCACTGACCCCCTTAATCTGCCGCTGATTACCCTGATTGCGCCGACGACGCCGCAGGAACGTCGCGACCAGCTGGCCGCAGCAGCGCAGGGTTATCTCTACTACGTCTCTATGACCGGAGTGACTGGAACAGCTCGCATCGATACATCCGCAATTCGCGGCGAGGTCGAAAATCTTCAGGCCGTGTCACCGGTACCGGTAGCGGTCGGCTTTGGTATCAGTACAGCAGAAGATGCCGCCGCCGTCGGCGCTTTTGCTGATGGAGTCGTCATCGGCAGTGCCTTGGTCAAGATTATCCACCAGCATCGGCAAAGCCCGGCCCTGCTTGACGAAGTCAAAAACTTTATAACAGCGATCCGCGCCGGACTGGATAACAGCAGAAAAACACGTTAA
- a CDS encoding acetyl-CoA carboxylase carboxyl transferase subunit beta — protein MGWFSKEKAPLTPIEERKKQIPEGVWTKCKNCNEIIYTKEIERNLNVCPKCEYHFRISARERIELIIDDGTFVEMDPTVASVDVLNFKDSKNYADRIKAAVAKCGPADAVICGTGDIHGLGVALAVFDFSFLGGSMGSVVGEKITRAIEKGLAERRPVLIFSASGGARMQESIFSLMQMAKTSAALAKLKAAGIPFISILTDPTTGGVTASFAMLGDVNIAEPRALIGFAGPRVIEQTIRQTLPEGFQRSEYLLEHGMVDMIVPRAEMKDRLAQILHIFTKS, from the coding sequence ATGGGCTGGTTCAGTAAAGAAAAGGCGCCGTTGACGCCGATTGAAGAGCGCAAGAAACAGATCCCGGAAGGGGTTTGGACCAAATGCAAAAACTGTAACGAGATCATTTACACCAAAGAGATTGAACGGAACCTCAATGTCTGTCCCAAGTGCGAGTATCATTTCCGTATCTCCGCCCGTGAACGCATTGAGCTGATCATTGATGACGGGACGTTTGTCGAAATGGATCCAACTGTCGCTTCGGTCGACGTTCTCAACTTCAAGGACAGTAAAAACTACGCAGATCGCATCAAGGCCGCCGTCGCTAAATGTGGCCCTGCCGATGCCGTGATCTGTGGTACCGGGGATATTCATGGCCTCGGCGTCGCACTTGCCGTCTTCGACTTCTCCTTTCTCGGCGGCAGCATGGGCTCGGTTGTCGGTGAAAAAATTACCCGTGCCATCGAAAAAGGGCTCGCTGAACGCCGCCCGGTCCTGATCTTCTCCGCTTCCGGCGGCGCTCGCATGCAAGAGAGTATCTTCTCTCTGATGCAGATGGCGAAGACTAGTGCCGCTCTGGCCAAACTCAAGGCCGCCGGTATCCCCTTTATCTCAATCCTCACCGATCCGACGACCGGTGGTGTCACCGCCAGCTTTGCCATGCTCGGCGATGTTAACATTGCCGAACCTCGGGCCTTGATCGGCTTTGCCGGCCCTCGCGTTATCGAACAGACGATCCGTCAGACCCTCCCGGAAGGGTTTCAGCGCTCGGAATATCTCCTAGAACACGGCATGGTCGACATGATCGTGCCGCGCGCCGAGATGAAAGATCGCCTCGCCCAAATCCTGCACATCTTTACCAAGAGCTAA
- a CDS encoding bifunctional folylpolyglutamate synthase/dihydrofolate synthase, which translates to MDFRESLEFLYGLQRFGIKLGLEITRTLLERAGMPQQHFLCVHVAGTNGKGSTAAFLAAILEAAGYRVGLYTSPHLQSFCERIRINGKAISEAEIAALTNRLRTLSAEIPVTFFEFTTVMALCAFAEHKVEIAILETGLGGRLDATNAVTANLSLITPISLDHQEHLGLTLTAIAGEKAGIIKDGVPVICSEQEEEVFAIVHRKAATCHTPLLCAGRDFFVTVNNSGGFDYQDNDDHHLQALESGLPGHHQPHNAALAITAAFRLRQQGLNIDEAAIRQGLRQVYWPGRLEWWGGKRQILLDGAHNPAGATVLTAYLASLNAPALHWLVGVKNDKNFHEILTAILPLTTRLYAVAPPEVKATEPEKLATVARMSNVPAQVFASVAEGLQAARVACQPKDIILVAGSLFLVGAVRELLSREEERS; encoded by the coding sequence GTGGATTTCCGGGAGAGCCTGGAATTCCTTTACGGCCTGCAACGCTTCGGAATCAAACTCGGCCTTGAGATTACCCGCACACTTTTAGAGCGTGCGGGGATGCCGCAGCAACACTTCCTTTGTGTCCACGTTGCCGGAACTAACGGTAAAGGATCGACCGCCGCATTCCTCGCTGCCATCCTCGAGGCAGCAGGATATCGGGTCGGTCTCTACACATCTCCCCATCTGCAATCTTTTTGCGAGCGTATCCGCATCAACGGAAAAGCAATCAGTGAAGCCGAGATAGCAGCGCTGACCAATCGGCTCCGCACCTTAAGTGCAGAGATTCCTGTTACTTTCTTTGAATTCACCACGGTCATGGCTCTTTGTGCCTTTGCAGAGCACAAAGTCGAGATCGCCATCCTTGAGACCGGGCTGGGGGGACGCCTCGATGCCACCAATGCCGTCACCGCCAACCTGAGCCTGATCACACCGATCAGCCTCGACCATCAGGAGCATCTCGGCCTGACCCTGACGGCGATTGCCGGAGAAAAAGCCGGAATCATCAAGGATGGCGTGCCGGTGATCTGCAGTGAACAGGAAGAAGAAGTTTTTGCCATCGTCCACCGGAAAGCTGCAACTTGTCACACTCCGCTGCTTTGTGCCGGACGTGACTTCTTCGTGACAGTGAATAATTCCGGAGGGTTTGACTATCAAGACAATGATGATCATCACCTACAGGCTCTGGAGTCCGGACTCCCGGGACACCACCAGCCCCACAATGCAGCCCTGGCGATTACGGCGGCATTCCGCCTGCGTCAGCAAGGGCTTAACATCGACGAGGCCGCGATTCGTCAGGGACTAAGGCAGGTTTACTGGCCAGGCCGCCTCGAATGGTGGGGGGGAAAGCGTCAGATTCTTCTGGATGGCGCTCATAATCCCGCCGGAGCAACCGTACTGACTGCCTACCTTGCGAGTTTGAACGCCCCTGCCCTGCACTGGCTGGTCGGGGTAAAGAATGACAAGAATTTCCACGAGATCCTCACCGCCATACTGCCGCTGACGACGAGACTTTATGCTGTCGCCCCTCCGGAGGTTAAAGCCACAGAGCCAGAGAAACTGGCCACAGTCGCCCGAATGTCCAACGTCCCGGCACAAGTCTTTGCCAGTGTTGCAGAGGGCTTACAGGCCGCCCGCGTCGCCTGCCAGCCGAAGGATATTATCCTCGTCGCCGGTTCACTTTTTCTGGTCGGAGCCGTGCGTGAGCTGTTGAGCAGAGAAGAGGAGAGATCTTGA
- a CDS encoding carboxy-S-adenosyl-L-methionine synthase CmoA, with protein MTKNTDAIYAAPLAEMIDFQFDERVVAVFPDMIQRSVPGYGVMISTIGILAARYAQPGSHCYDLGCSLGAVSLAMRQRIAQPECDIIAVDNSPAMIEQGRALLARDMTSTVPVTMICSDLQEVAIANASVVVLNFTLQFIPVEERLGLIKRIYAGLKPGGILILSEKIAFAEPEQQQFHVVLHHDFKRANGYSDLEISQKRTALENVLIPETLDCHQQRLHVAGFNFVDLWFQCLNFVSMVAIK; from the coding sequence GTGACCAAAAATACTGATGCCATCTATGCTGCGCCTCTCGCCGAAATGATCGATTTTCAATTCGATGAACGGGTCGTTGCGGTCTTTCCCGACATGATTCAACGCTCGGTCCCCGGCTATGGGGTGATGATCTCCACCATCGGCATTCTCGCCGCGAGATATGCCCAGCCAGGCAGTCACTGTTATGACCTCGGTTGCTCATTAGGGGCGGTCAGCCTCGCCATGCGGCAAAGGATCGCTCAGCCGGAGTGTGACATAATCGCTGTCGACAACTCTCCGGCCATGATTGAGCAGGGTCGCGCGCTTCTGGCCCGCGATATGACATCGACTGTTCCGGTGACGATGATCTGTAGCGACCTCCAGGAGGTCGCCATTGCCAACGCTTCCGTCGTGGTTCTGAACTTCACCCTGCAATTCATCCCCGTTGAGGAGCGTTTAGGGCTGATCAAACGGATTTATGCGGGGTTAAAGCCGGGCGGTATCCTCATCCTCTCGGAGAAGATCGCCTTTGCCGAGCCGGAGCAGCAGCAGTTTCATGTCGTGTTACATCATGACTTTAAACGGGCTAATGGCTACAGCGATCTGGAGATCAGCCAAAAACGGACGGCGTTAGAAAATGTGCTGATTCCGGAGACCCTGGATTGTCATCAACAGCGGCTGCATGTGGCGGGCTTTAACTTTGTCGATCTCTGGTTCCAGTGCTTGAACTTTGTTTCAATGGTCGCGATCAAATGA
- the trpB gene encoding tryptophan synthase subunit beta gives MYTYPDIKGHFGQFGGRYVAETLMPALLELEEAYRLAQADPAFQQEINYYLQHYVGRPSPLYFARRLTEQLGGAKIYLKREDLNHTGAHKINNTVGQALLAKRMGKKKVIAETGAGQHGVATATVAALFGMECDVFMGTEDIRRQSLNVFRMKLLGARVHGVTSGTATLKDAMNDALRYWVTNVRDTFYVIGTVAGPHPYPEMVRDFQAVIGSETKEQILALEGRLPDMAIACIGGGSNAMGLFYPFVNDRSVQLVGVEASGHGIESGKHAASISAGKVGVLHGNKTFLLQDDDGQIAHAHSISAGLDYPGVGPEHALLHEIGRAQYVSITDDEALDGFKALTGCEGIIPALESAHAIAYVMKIAPTLAKDAIIVVCLSGRGDKDIHTVADAMGVEL, from the coding sequence ATGTACACCTACCCCGACATTAAAGGACACTTCGGCCAGTTTGGCGGTCGTTATGTTGCCGAGACATTGATGCCCGCCCTCCTCGAACTCGAAGAAGCATATCGACTGGCGCAGGCGGATCCGGCCTTTCAGCAGGAGATTAACTACTATCTTCAACACTATGTCGGTCGCCCCAGTCCTTTGTACTTTGCGCGACGGTTGACCGAGCAGTTGGGTGGGGCCAAAATCTACCTCAAGCGCGAAGATCTCAACCATACCGGCGCCCACAAAATCAACAACACCGTCGGACAGGCCCTCCTCGCCAAACGGATGGGGAAGAAGAAGGTGATCGCCGAAACCGGTGCCGGCCAGCACGGCGTTGCCACGGCGACAGTCGCCGCACTCTTCGGCATGGAATGCGACGTTTTCATGGGGACCGAGGATATTCGCCGCCAGTCCCTCAACGTCTTTCGCATGAAACTTCTGGGGGCGCGGGTGCACGGTGTTACCAGCGGTACCGCCACCCTTAAAGACGCCATGAACGATGCCCTGCGTTACTGGGTCACCAACGTGCGCGACACTTTCTACGTCATCGGCACGGTCGCCGGCCCCCATCCTTATCCCGAAATGGTCCGTGATTTTCAGGCGGTGATCGGCAGCGAGACCAAGGAACAGATCCTCGCCCTGGAGGGACGTCTGCCGGATATGGCCATCGCCTGCATCGGCGGCGGCTCCAACGCCATGGGGCTCTTTTATCCCTTTGTCAATGATCGCAGCGTACAACTGGTCGGGGTCGAAGCTTCCGGCCACGGCATTGAAAGCGGCAAGCATGCCGCGAGTATCAGTGCCGGCAAAGTCGGGGTCCTGCATGGCAACAAGACATTCCTACTGCAGGATGATGACGGCCAGATTGCCCATGCCCATTCGATCTCCGCCGGCCTCGATTACCCTGGCGTCGGCCCCGAACATGCTCTCCTGCACGAAATCGGTCGCGCTCAATATGTATCCATCACTGATGACGAGGCTCTGGACGGCTTCAAGGCCTTGACCGGCTGCGAAGGGATTATCCCAGCGCTGGAAAGTGCCCACGCCATTGCCTATGTCATGAAGATCGCGCCAACTCTTGCGAAAGATGCTATTATCGTCGTCTGTCTCTCCGGCCGCGGCGACAAGGATATTCATACTGTCGCCGATGCAATGGGCGTAGAACTCTAA
- a CDS encoding peptidase gives MCRIIELIPLSKTLRFTTLFVLILSLQGCIAMKRAPDEYSIAPKYLEEDVIRNEFSVAKGDDVIGRLAFIRLEKSDTLPDIARHFSLGLNEVSAANPGVDTWVPEAGERIMLPLSFILPDAPRNGIVINLAAMRLFQFKGNSEPLTVLTYPVGVGKEDRPSPRGLMHVERKASRPTWHVPASIARDHREKGDPLPAKVLPGPLNPLGEYALYLSEPSYLIHGTNKPASVGLMATNGCMRLYPEDVKRLFENTPVKTAVNIVNQPYLLGQSNGMVYMEVHASTEDLDAAEFDKLYAKLKNIEKKSGRTLDWGKIKKILAEARGIPVPIFATRQGMGIGIAEPVEVKHPEVLYGKPKIPELKKDAWSVLAADLRDKNDAVRLTAIINHQGPQIPARVIAKNSSYQVVAGPYSDIKEAKDAIKRLKIDLEIEGRLIEPVKKG, from the coding sequence ATGTGCCGAATCATTGAACTGATACCCTTATCCAAAACGCTTCGTTTTACAACTCTTTTTGTCCTTATCCTGTCTCTACAGGGATGTATTGCCATGAAAAGAGCTCCTGACGAATACTCGATTGCTCCAAAATATTTGGAGGAAGATGTCATACGAAACGAGTTTTCTGTTGCAAAAGGAGATGACGTCATTGGCCGGTTGGCATTCATCCGTCTTGAAAAGAGCGATACGCTACCAGATATTGCAAGGCACTTCAGCCTGGGACTCAATGAAGTCAGTGCAGCGAATCCCGGGGTAGATACATGGGTACCTGAGGCCGGAGAACGCATCATGTTGCCGCTGAGTTTTATCCTGCCGGACGCTCCGAGAAATGGAATCGTCATCAACCTGGCAGCGATGCGGCTGTTTCAATTCAAAGGGAATAGCGAGCCATTGACGGTGTTGACCTACCCGGTCGGTGTCGGCAAAGAAGACCGTCCCTCGCCCAGAGGTCTCATGCATGTGGAACGCAAGGCAAGCCGACCGACTTGGCATGTCCCTGCCTCAATTGCCAGGGATCATCGGGAAAAAGGGGATCCTCTGCCCGCCAAAGTATTGCCGGGGCCTCTAAATCCCTTGGGAGAATACGCCCTTTATTTAAGTGAACCGAGTTATTTGATCCATGGCACCAATAAACCGGCCAGCGTTGGTCTTATGGCAACAAATGGCTGTATGCGTCTCTATCCGGAAGACGTGAAAAGACTTTTTGAAAACACTCCGGTTAAAACAGCGGTCAACATCGTTAATCAACCCTATCTCCTGGGTCAAAGCAATGGCATGGTTTACATGGAAGTTCATGCATCCACAGAAGACTTGGACGCTGCTGAGTTTGATAAGCTCTATGCAAAATTGAAGAATATCGAAAAGAAATCAGGGCGCACGCTTGACTGGGGTAAAATTAAAAAAATATTGGCTGAGGCGCGCGGGATACCAGTCCCCATCTTTGCGACCAGGCAAGGAATGGGAATAGGGATTGCGGAACCGGTAGAAGTCAAGCACCCAGAGGTATTATATGGCAAGCCCAAAATACCGGAACTGAAAAAAGATGCGTGGTCGGTTTTGGCTGCTGACCTGCGTGACAAGAACGATGCGGTACGGCTTACCGCCATTATCAACCACCAGGGCCCACAAATCCCGGCACGGGTGATTGCAAAGAACTCCAGCTACCAAGTCGTCGCCGGTCCGTACAGCGATATCAAAGAGGCCAAAGATGCAATCAAACGCTTGAAAATTGATTTGGAAATAGAGGGCAGATTGATTGAACCAGTCAAGAAGGGATAG
- a CDS encoding ferredoxin, producing the protein MSRSPVVDQEACIGCETCTLVCPEVFRMQEEEHNNGHSHGKAMVYNPAGAPEPKIEAAMDQCPAACIYWE; encoded by the coding sequence ATGTCCCGTTCTCCGGTTGTCGATCAAGAGGCCTGTATCGGTTGTGAAACCTGCACCCTTGTCTGTCCAGAAGTCTTTCGCATGCAGGAAGAAGAGCACAACAATGGCCACAGTCATGGCAAGGCGATGGTTTATAACCCCGCTGGTGCCCCTGAGCCGAAGATCGAAGCTGCCATGGATCAGTGTCCCGCCGCTTGTATCTACTGGGAGTAA
- a CDS encoding peptidase, protein MGKTQRRVVKRLNFFFVCIIMAPMLLCGCSLFHEGHRAKSTFVEANVFFGQGDYEASLTKYQQIIEKYPTVADRVLFEMGIIYAYAGNAQKDYQKSLECFQQLINDHPQSGYRKDSEMMIFNINNIIVKDQTIATQQAQIEALRLEVQNRRGELIALQKKLEALEQELNSKENAIITLKNEVFVLKNGPADKILIEKKDRRLTLIAKGKVLKTYQIALGGNPIGPKERQGDNKTPEGTYVIDSRNRDSRYYLSLHISYPNEKDKKRAKQLGVSPGGDIMIHGIKNGFSWVGDLHTGVDWTKGCIAVTDEEIEEIDRLVPNGTIVEIRP, encoded by the coding sequence ATGGGTAAAACGCAACGCAGGGTGGTTAAGCGTCTAAACTTTTTCTTTGTCTGCATTATCATGGCTCCAATGCTGCTATGCGGATGCAGTCTCTTTCATGAGGGACATCGGGCCAAGTCGACCTTTGTAGAGGCGAATGTTTTTTTCGGCCAGGGGGACTACGAGGCCTCTCTGACTAAATATCAGCAGATTATTGAAAAGTATCCCACGGTGGCAGACAGGGTTCTTTTCGAGATGGGTATTATTTATGCCTATGCCGGGAATGCGCAAAAAGATTACCAAAAATCTCTGGAATGTTTTCAGCAACTCATAAATGATCACCCGCAAAGCGGTTACAGGAAAGACAGTGAGATGATGATATTTAATATCAATAATATCATTGTCAAGGATCAGACAATTGCTACGCAACAGGCACAGATTGAGGCACTCCGGCTAGAGGTCCAAAACAGGAGAGGTGAGCTCATTGCCTTGCAAAAAAAGCTTGAAGCGCTTGAACAAGAGCTTAACAGCAAAGAGAATGCAATTATTACCCTGAAAAATGAGGTTTTTGTCCTTAAAAATGGACCGGCAGACAAGATTTTGATAGAAAAAAAAGATCGACGATTGACGTTGATCGCAAAGGGCAAGGTGCTTAAGACCTACCAAATAGCTTTGGGGGGAAACCCGATTGGTCCAAAAGAAAGGCAAGGGGATAACAAGACCCCGGAGGGAACCTACGTTATCGATTCAAGAAATAGAGACAGCCGTTATTACCTGTCTCTTCATATCTCCTATCCGAACGAGAAAGACAAAAAAAGAGCAAAGCAACTTGGTGTTTCTCCGGGTGGAGACATTATGATCCACGGCATTAAGAATGGATTCTCGTGGGTTGGTGATCTTCACACAGGGGTTGACTGGACGAAGGGGTGCATTGCCGTTACGGACGAAGAAATAGAAGAAATTGACAGATTGGTGCCAAATGGCACGATCGTTGAGATCAGGCCCTGA